One part of the Rutidosis leptorrhynchoides isolate AG116_Rl617_1_P2 chromosome 1, CSIRO_AGI_Rlap_v1, whole genome shotgun sequence genome encodes these proteins:
- the LOC139857761 gene encoding putative F-box/FBD/LRR-repeat protein At4g13965, whose amino-acid sequence MDSGCGHGNVFIMHVEDDRISSLPDDVIHKILSFVGLKHAVQASVLSSRWKYIWTSLPYLNFLGEDFSTERMFSKFVEHFITRHNNLLKVSSVKLTFYGPFNQVFVKRIMNYAFTHNAQQMTVRRLDWFTDDLPVSLFSSQSLKSLSLRQLKPAPTWDLPFLTTLYLDYVIFDVNEGISHISKCANLKNLTLHSCWVRESYYETVGCFDIHLPELCNLTLKDGGCFEMGLNVFAPQLENLTVIDWEQVHLQSIPTLVSLVFKGRYNGLLQISSFDLCFLEKVDRLCIYKSYNKKDKIDDDHNLVALLRQIQNAKRITLNLDLIQVCHYVNIDL is encoded by the coding sequence ATGGATTCAGGGTGTGGGCATGGTAATGTTTTTATAATGCATGTAGAAGATGATAGAATAAGCAGCTTGCCTGATGATGTCATCCACAAAATCCTATCTTTTGTTGGCCTTAAACATGCTGTACAAGCAAGTGTGTTGTCATCTAGATGGAAATATATATGGACTTCATTGCCCTATCTTAATTTCTTAGGTGAGGATTTCTCTACGGAGCGCATGTTTTCCAAATTTGTTGAACATTTTATCACTAGGCACAATAATCTACTAAAAGTGTCTTCGGTCAAACTCACTTTCTATGGACCGTTTAACCAAGTGTTTGTCAAAAGAATAATGAACTACGCATTTACCCACAATGCCCAACAGATGACTGTCAGAAGATTAGATTGGTTCACTGATGATTTACCCGTTTCCCTCTTTAGTTCTCAGTCTCTCAAAAGTTTGTCTCTGCGTCAATTAAAGCCTGCGCCAACTTGGGATCTCCCCTTTCTAACAACTTTGTATCTTGATTATGTCATCTTTGATGTTAATGAGGGCATTAGTCATATCTCCAAATGTGCAAACTTGAAGAATCTCACTTTACATAGCTGCTGGGTAAGAGAATCATACTATGAAACTGTTGGTTGTTTTGATATCCATCTTCCTGAACTTTGTAATCTTACGCTTAAAGATGGAGGCTGTTTTGAAATGGGGTTGAATGTGTTTGCACCACAACTAGAGAATCTCACTGTTATAGATTGGGAACAAGTGCATCTACAATCTATACCAACCCTTGTCTCATTGGTCTTTAAAGGTCGCTATAATGGTTTGCTGCAGATCTCTTCATTCGATCTTTGTTTTTTGGAAAAGGTGGATCGTCTTTGTATTTACAAGTCATATAACAAAAAAGACAAGATAGATGATGATCATAACCTTGTTGCTCTACTTCGTCAAATACAAAATGCCAAACGTATTACGCTTAACTTGGATTTAATTCAGGTATGTCACTATGTCAATATTGATCTTTAG
- the LOC139858799 gene encoding large ribosomal subunit protein uL14mz-like produces the protein MASNSVSSFFHVGRSLLRGLSSSYSSGIVLSPQETTCNCFLAQQIRTFIQMRTNLKVVDNSGAKRVMCIHSIKCKKGARLGDMIVASVKEAQPGGKVKKGQVVYGVVVRAAMQKGRCDGSEVKFDDNAVVLVNKQGEPIGTRVFGPVPHELRKKKHVKMLSLAQHIA, from the exons ATGGCATCAAATTCTGTTTCTAGTTTTTTTCATG TTGGTCGTTCACTGTTGCGGGGCCTCAGCAGTAGTTACTCATCAGGAATCGTACTGTCACCACAAGAGACTACCTGCAATTGTTTTTTGGCCCAG CAAATAAGGACCTTCATACAAATGAGAACGAATCTGAAAGTAGTAGACAACTCAGGGGCAAAGCGTGTAATGTGCATACATTCTATAAAATGCAAAAAAGGAGCGAGATTAGGGGACATGATAGTTGCATCGGTTAAGGAAGCCCAACCAGGTGGAAAAGTAAAGAAAGGGCAGGTGGTATATGGAGTAGTTGTTCGTGCTGCCATGCAAAAGGGTCGTTGTGATGGTAGTGAGGTTAAGTTTGATGATAATGCTGTTGTGCTGGTCAACAAACAAGGTGAACCAATCGGAACTAGGGTCTTTGGTCCGGTCCCACATGAGCTAAGGAAGAAAAAGCACGTCAAGATGCTCAGTCTTGCACAACATATTGCCTGA